The Paenibacillus macerans genome includes a window with the following:
- a CDS encoding SDR family NAD(P)-dependent oxidoreductase codes for MKIIVTGAGRGLGQEIVKEAVGRGHEVAAGLRSLDTDLDPLKELQVTASGRLTLLELDVDEEESVLKAREAMVVRKSSYIGRGLPLCAETEGAGASFFLVGIAFLGI; via the coding sequence ATGAAAATAATCGTTACGGGAGCGGGCCGGGGGCTAGGCCAAGAAATCGTCAAGGAAGCGGTGGGACGAGGTCATGAGGTGGCCGCGGGCCTCCGGTCGCTGGATACGGACTTGGATCCGCTAAAAGAGCTGCAGGTCACGGCGTCAGGACGTCTGACGCTTTTGGAGCTGGATGTGGATGAGGAAGAGTCGGTGCTTAAAGCCCGAGAGGCGATGGTGGTCAGGAAGTCAAGTTACATAGGGAGGGGGCTTCCACTTTGCGCGGAAACAGAGGGGGCGGGAGCCTCCTTTTTTTTGGTGGGTATAGCCTTTTTGGGGATATAG